From a single Solidesulfovibrio fructosivorans JJ] genomic region:
- a CDS encoding glycosyltransferase family 2 protein: MGPYDFFLPPAFDALPEAVAEGLLFGCLARNQAASLGLAALRAGGDNAVVVRLGLELTQLAFDLDPLNADLARAILAMTAGREGFLSEADRSALGAAADASWAAMWRQALDDAGRTGDWAGFLARYDASWPTDGAALAARVLGLAAVASGDPDRLAAWRKGLASAATPGLHWLAVQADMRLGGREAGMRALRDHLGRWPWNVGALLALHDLARGLDTALVPLPGELAIFLYTFNKADDLGRTLDGVLASDLGRHRIFVLDNGSTDATPEVLAAFGDRIGPERFFTQRAPVNVGAPAGRNWLRHLPEAQGADFVAYLDDDLTLPPDWALRLGAAVAAYPEAGVYGCRISDAGSPAVLQAAELHLAPGAPGQPFAATDLHLQGPDLGQFTSCRPCLSVTGCCHLFSRQALDAGGDFDIRFSPSQFDDFDRDLRAALAGRFAVCQGHLAVGHARKSGTDTRKNRAAGANAHGNMLKLQGKYDAGEIKRLRREQRIRLLTDIRKKAIWLSRRETARDGETPKDGGL, translated from the coding sequence ATGGGGCCGTACGACTTTTTTTTGCCGCCGGCATTCGACGCCCTGCCCGAAGCCGTGGCCGAAGGACTGCTCTTCGGCTGTCTGGCCCGCAATCAGGCCGCCTCCCTGGGGCTGGCCGCGCTGCGCGCCGGCGGCGACAATGCCGTCGTGGTCCGGCTGGGCCTCGAACTGACGCAACTGGCCTTTGATCTCGATCCGCTCAATGCCGACTTGGCCCGGGCGATCCTCGCCATGACCGCCGGTAGGGAAGGGTTTCTCTCCGAGGCCGACCGGTCCGCCCTTGGCGCGGCGGCCGATGCGTCGTGGGCCGCGATGTGGCGACAGGCGCTGGACGACGCCGGCCGGACCGGGGATTGGGCTGGCTTTCTCGCGCGCTACGACGCCTCCTGGCCGACGGACGGCGCGGCGCTGGCCGCGCGGGTGCTGGGATTGGCCGCCGTGGCCAGCGGTGACCCTGACCGTCTCGCAGCTTGGAGAAAGGGTCTCGCTTCCGCGGCCACGCCGGGGCTGCACTGGCTTGCGGTCCAGGCCGACATGCGTCTGGGCGGCCGGGAGGCCGGCATGCGGGCGCTTCGCGACCATCTCGGCCGCTGGCCCTGGAACGTGGGAGCGTTGCTTGCCCTGCACGACTTGGCACGCGGCCTGGACACGGCGCTTGTGCCGCTCCCCGGCGAACTGGCGATTTTCCTCTACACGTTCAACAAGGCCGACGACCTGGGCCGGACCCTTGACGGGGTGCTGGCGAGCGACCTTGGCCGGCACCGGATTTTCGTGCTGGATAACGGCTCCACCGACGCCACGCCCGAGGTGCTGGCCGCGTTTGGCGACCGTATCGGGCCGGAGCGGTTTTTCACCCAACGCGCGCCGGTCAATGTGGGCGCGCCGGCCGGCCGCAATTGGCTGAGGCACCTGCCCGAGGCGCAAGGGGCCGATTTCGTGGCCTATCTCGACGACGACCTGACACTTCCGCCGGACTGGGCGCTTCGCCTCGGCGCGGCCGTGGCCGCCTATCCCGAAGCCGGGGTCTACGGCTGCCGCATCAGCGACGCCGGCAGCCCGGCCGTGCTCCAGGCGGCCGAACTGCATCTCGCGCCTGGAGCCCCGGGGCAGCCCTTTGCCGCCACGGACTTGCATCTGCAAGGCCCGGACCTGGGCCAGTTCACCTCCTGCCGGCCGTGCCTGAGCGTCACCGGCTGTTGCCACCTCTTTTCCCGGCAAGCCCTCGATGCCGGCGGGGATTTCGACATCCGCTTTTCACCGTCCCAGTTCGACGATTTCGACCGCGACCTGCGCGCCGCCCTGGCCGGCCGTTTCGCCGTGTGCCAGGGGCATCTGGCCGTGGGCCATGCCCGCAAAAGCGGGACCGACACCCGCAAAAACCGCGCGGCCGGGGCCAACGCCCACGGCAATATGCTCAAACTCCAAGGCAAGTACGACGCCGGCGAGATCAAGCGGCTGCGCCGGGAACAGCGCATCCGGCTCTTGACCGATATCCGCAAAAAAGCCATCTGGCTCTCCCGCCGCGAGACCGCGCGCGACGGTGAAACGCCAAAGGATGGGGGTTTATGA
- a CDS encoding glycosyltransferase family protein, with protein MTPAAAIRPLVVILHYGNPAVTKRLADQLAQSDPDPELAALVLDNAAPEPYPDAWKRLPENIYWAGALAKAAGLARDMGKTHLWFCNNDILFTSRPPHLSRALGRLARLEATVGRVGLYSPAFAASPYHPQMVASPGFQYRLARVMDGVAPLVALDCLDAIGGLDVDDNPYGYGVDVWLSARARQAGWELVVDQAVTVRHRHHTAARAVDGFLETAARAEEAYLRKRLGPDWRERVKSWQADFQDVDRL; from the coding sequence TTGACCCCGGCGGCCGCCATCCGGCCGCTGGTCGTCATCCTGCACTACGGCAACCCGGCCGTGACCAAGCGTCTGGCGGACCAGCTGGCCCAAAGCGATCCCGATCCGGAGCTTGCCGCCCTGGTGCTCGACAACGCCGCGCCCGAGCCCTATCCCGACGCCTGGAAGCGGCTGCCCGAAAACATCTATTGGGCCGGCGCGCTGGCCAAAGCCGCCGGTTTGGCCAGGGACATGGGCAAAACCCATTTGTGGTTTTGCAACAACGACATCCTGTTTACGAGCAGGCCGCCGCATCTGTCCCGGGCGCTTGGGCGTCTGGCCCGGCTGGAGGCGACCGTGGGCCGCGTGGGCCTTTATTCCCCGGCTTTTGCCGCGAGCCCCTACCATCCGCAAATGGTGGCGTCTCCGGGCTTCCAGTACCGTCTGGCGCGCGTCATGGACGGCGTGGCTCCGCTTGTTGCCCTGGACTGCCTGGACGCAATCGGCGGCCTGGATGTCGATGACAATCCCTACGGCTACGGCGTGGACGTCTGGCTGTCGGCGCGGGCGCGCCAGGCCGGCTGGGAACTGGTGGTGGACCAGGCCGTGACGGTGCGCCATCGCCACCATACCGCCGCCAGGGCGGTGGACGGTTTCCTGGAGACCGCCGCCCGGGCCGAGGAAGCCTATCTGCGCAAGCGGCTGGGGCCGGATTGGCGCGAGCGCGTCAAAAGCTGGCAGGCGGACTTTCAGGACGTGGACAGGTTGTAG
- a CDS encoding potassium channel family protein, with protein MSDGRNFMRMHGRAVRLHHRLGAWGPLLGGFLALALVFCLGVTGYMYVEGWSFFDSLYQVVITLSTVGFQEVYPLSHDGRVVTMLLIVSGVGAFAYLVGSFTQVLVEGRLQQYLGRRRMQKIIDGLSEHVIICGYGRIGSIVAREILAENMPAVVVENSEEVIRLLDEQGIPHVFGDATADETLLAAGLARARTLVAALTQEAANVYVTLTARQLNPAIRIVARADALGHTQRLERAGADQVLVPHLYGGVRMAQSVLRPTVTSFLELAGGGSEVDLQMEELQVTETSDFVNKNLIEARIRPRFNLIIIAIKKVSGEMIFNPLPQAILEAGDTMILVGRTEGLDGLREVL; from the coding sequence ATGTCGGACGGCCGCAATTTTATGCGCATGCACGGCCGGGCCGTGCGGCTGCACCATAGGCTGGGGGCCTGGGGGCCGCTGCTCGGCGGTTTCCTCGCCCTGGCGCTGGTCTTCTGCCTGGGCGTGACGGGCTACATGTATGTGGAGGGCTGGAGTTTTTTCGACAGCCTCTACCAGGTCGTCATCACCCTTTCCACAGTAGGGTTCCAGGAAGTCTATCCCCTGTCCCATGACGGCCGCGTGGTCACCATGCTGCTCATCGTTTCGGGCGTGGGGGCGTTCGCCTATCTCGTCGGCTCCTTTACCCAGGTGTTGGTGGAAGGCCGGCTGCAACAGTATCTCGGGAGACGGCGCATGCAGAAAATCATCGACGGCCTGAGCGAGCACGTCATCATCTGCGGTTACGGCCGCATCGGCTCCATCGTGGCCCGGGAGATCCTGGCCGAAAACATGCCCGCCGTGGTGGTGGAGAACAGCGAGGAAGTCATCCGGCTCCTCGACGAGCAGGGCATTCCCCATGTTTTCGGCGACGCCACAGCCGACGAGACGCTTCTCGCCGCCGGTTTGGCCCGGGCCCGGACCCTGGTCGCGGCCCTGACCCAGGAAGCGGCCAACGTTTACGTGACCCTGACCGCGCGCCAGCTCAATCCGGCCATCCGCATCGTGGCCCGGGCCGACGCCCTGGGCCATACCCAGCGCCTGGAGCGGGCCGGGGCGGACCAGGTGCTCGTGCCCCACCTGTACGGCGGCGTGCGCATGGCCCAGTCGGTGCTGCGGCCGACGGTCACCTCCTTTCTGGAACTGGCCGGAGGGGGCAGCGAAGTCGACCTGCAAATGGAAGAGCTGCAGGTGACGGAGACGTCCGATTTCGTCAACAAGAACCTCATCGAGGCCCGCATCCGTCCCCGCTTCAACCTCATCATCATCGCCATCAAGAAGGTGTCCGGGGAGATGATCTTCAATCCATTGCCCCAGGCCATCCTCGAAGCCGGGGACACCATGATCCTGGTCGGCCGCACGGAGGGCCTCGACGGCCTGCGGGAGGTCCTTTGA
- the uvrB gene encoding excinuclease ABC subunit UvrB produces the protein MLFQLESEYSPQGDQPGAIEALAANLSQGVPSQVLLGATGTGKTFTMAQVVARLNRPALVMAPNKTLAAQLYSEFKGLFPNNAVEYFVSYYDYYQPEAYLPRTDTYIEKDASINDDIDKLRHAATHSLLTRRDVLIVASVSCIYGLGSRDYYERMVLSLEVGQKTGMEAVISRLVEIQYERNDYDFHRGVFRVRGDVIELIPAYSRERAMRLEFFDDELESILETDPLTGEVLGSMQKAIIFPASHYVSDRDNLNRAVSDIREELRLRLTELRAANDLLAAQRLEMRCMQDLEMIEELGYCNGIENYSRHLDGRKAGEPPYTLLDYFPEDFILFVDESHITVPQIGGMYAGDRSRKQTLVDYGFRLPSALDNRPLNFEEFLCRIGQAVYVSATPGDWEVNRSEGVVVEQIIRPTGLLDPEIEVRPTKGQVDDLMAECRVRADAGERVLVTTLTKRMAEELNQYFNSMGLRSRYLHSDIDTLERVAIIKALRQGEFDVLVGINLLREGLDIPEVSLVAILDADKEGFLRSTRSLIQTFGRAARNVGGRVILYADTETGSMQAAMDETARRREKQEAFNREAGITPSTIIKAMDSVLDSLYGQGADAAAAASVAAPGRSSRAASVREEASAYGGMSKKALEKKIRMLEREMREAAKALEFEKAAALRDQVAALRERLLEMG, from the coding sequence ATGCTTTTCCAGCTTGAATCCGAATACAGCCCGCAGGGCGACCAGCCCGGGGCCATCGAGGCCCTGGCCGCCAATTTGTCCCAGGGCGTGCCAAGCCAGGTGCTGCTCGGGGCCACCGGCACGGGCAAGACGTTCACCATGGCCCAGGTGGTAGCGAGGCTCAACCGTCCGGCCTTGGTCATGGCCCCCAACAAGACCCTGGCCGCCCAGCTCTACAGCGAGTTCAAGGGGCTTTTCCCCAACAACGCCGTGGAGTATTTCGTCAGTTATTATGACTACTATCAGCCGGAAGCCTACCTGCCGCGCACGGACACCTACATCGAGAAGGATGCGTCCATCAACGACGACATCGACAAGTTGCGCCATGCCGCCACGCATTCGCTTCTGACCCGGCGCGACGTGCTCATCGTGGCCTCGGTATCCTGCATCTACGGCCTCGGGTCGCGCGACTACTACGAGCGTATGGTGCTTTCCCTCGAGGTCGGCCAGAAGACCGGCATGGAGGCGGTGATTTCCCGGCTGGTGGAGATCCAGTACGAGCGCAACGATTACGATTTCCACCGGGGCGTGTTCCGGGTGCGCGGCGACGTCATCGAGCTCATTCCCGCCTACAGCCGGGAGCGGGCCATGCGCCTGGAATTTTTCGACGACGAGCTGGAATCCATCCTGGAGACCGATCCGCTGACCGGCGAGGTCCTGGGGTCCATGCAAAAGGCCATCATCTTTCCGGCCAGCCACTACGTGTCCGACCGCGACAACCTGAATCGCGCCGTTTCGGACATCCGGGAAGAGCTGCGCCTGCGCCTGACCGAGCTTCGGGCGGCAAACGACCTGCTGGCGGCCCAGCGCCTGGAAATGCGCTGCATGCAGGACCTGGAGATGATCGAGGAGCTCGGCTACTGCAACGGCATCGAGAACTATTCGCGCCACCTGGACGGCAGGAAAGCCGGTGAGCCGCCGTACACGCTGCTCGACTACTTTCCCGAGGACTTCATCCTGTTCGTGGACGAGTCCCATATCACCGTGCCCCAGATCGGCGGCATGTACGCCGGGGACCGCTCACGCAAGCAGACGCTGGTCGATTACGGCTTCCGCCTGCCCTCGGCCCTGGACAACCGGCCGCTCAATTTCGAGGAATTCCTCTGCCGCATCGGCCAGGCCGTCTACGTCTCGGCCACGCCCGGCGACTGGGAGGTGAACCGGTCCGAGGGCGTGGTGGTGGAGCAGATCATCCGGCCCACGGGCTTGCTCGACCCGGAGATCGAGGTGCGGCCGACCAAGGGGCAGGTGGACGACCTCATGGCCGAATGCCGGGTGCGCGCGGATGCCGGGGAGCGGGTGCTCGTCACCACGCTCACCAAGCGTATGGCCGAGGAGCTCAACCAATACTTCAACTCCATGGGCCTGCGTTCGCGCTATCTCCATTCCGACATCGACACCCTGGAGCGGGTGGCCATCATCAAGGCCCTGCGCCAGGGCGAATTCGACGTGCTGGTCGGCATCAACCTGCTGCGCGAGGGGCTCGACATCCCGGAAGTGTCCCTGGTGGCCATCCTGGACGCGGACAAGGAAGGCTTCTTGCGTTCGACCCGTTCGCTCATCCAGACCTTCGGCCGAGCGGCCCGCAATGTCGGCGGCCGGGTGATCCTCTACGCCGACACGGAGACCGGCTCCATGCAGGCGGCCATGGACGAAACGGCCCGACGGCGGGAGAAGCAGGAAGCCTTCAACCGCGAGGCCGGCATCACGCCGAGCACCATCATCAAGGCCATGGACAGCGTGCTGGACAGCCTGTACGGCCAGGGGGCCGATGCGGCGGCCGCCGCGTCCGTCGCCGCGCCCGGGCGGAGTTCGCGGGCCGCGTCGGTGCGCGAGGAAGCCTCGGCCTACGGCGGCATGTCGAAAAAGGCCCTGGAAAAAAAGATCAGGATGCTGGAGCGGGAAATGCGCGAAGCGGCCAAGGCGCTGGAATTCGAGAAGGCGGCGGCGTTGCGGGACCAGGTGGCGGCGTTGCGGGAGCGCTTGCTGGAGATGGGCTGA
- a CDS encoding LOG family protein, with translation MQSVCIFCGSSSGLDPAYVDAATRLGRVLAEERITLVYGGACVGLMGAVADATLAAGGKAIGVLPDFLRRKELAHPRLTELHVVTSMHERKARMAELSDGFIALPGGMGTLEEFCEIITWAQLGLHTKPCGLLNVQNYYEPLLHFVDRMTTEGFIKEKQKGLVLSAETPEEMLAVMRAFEPIRVQKWVDTRARA, from the coding sequence ATGCAGAGCGTTTGTATTTTTTGCGGTTCATCGTCCGGGCTCGACCCGGCGTACGTGGACGCGGCCACCCGGCTGGGCCGGGTGCTGGCCGAGGAGCGTATCACCCTCGTCTACGGCGGGGCCTGCGTCGGGCTCATGGGCGCCGTGGCCGACGCGACACTCGCCGCCGGCGGCAAGGCCATCGGCGTGCTGCCGGATTTTCTGCGGCGCAAGGAGCTGGCCCACCCGCGCCTGACAGAACTCCATGTGGTGACTTCCATGCACGAACGCAAGGCACGCATGGCCGAGCTGTCCGACGGGTTCATCGCCCTGCCCGGCGGTATGGGCACCCTGGAGGAATTCTGCGAGATCATCACCTGGGCCCAACTCGGCCTGCACACCAAGCCCTGCGGCCTGCTCAACGTGCAGAACTACTACGAGCCCTTGCTGCATTTCGTCGACCGCATGACCACGGAAGGCTTCATCAAGGAAAAGCAGAAAGGCCTCGTGCTGTCCGCGGAAACCCCCGAGGAGATGCTCGCGGTCATGCGCGCCTTCGAGCCGATCCGGGTGCAGAAATGGGTGGACACCCGCGCCCGGGCGTAG
- a CDS encoding Rossmann-like domain-containing protein, with product MSQPLSQQDILRAIVDDIRSVADASITDVTTGNCLAAVSARHCGLASLVSHIAAGLDPVSPAREDLPQSAKELALTLADPEVSNTDNASLAMAAVNALLPAPENVTEHHGQELMLARGKGRKVAVVGHFPFVDALRGVCQELWVLEKRPRPGDVPASKSGEVLPQADVVAVTGTTLLNGTLAGLLASCRKDAYVVMLGPTTPFAASLFDCGIDVLAGCAVPDPQAALAGIRAGKCFKGLSGVRQTAWTRAGA from the coding sequence ATGTCCCAGCCCCTCTCCCAACAGGATATCCTGCGGGCCATCGTGGACGACATCCGCAGCGTTGCGGATGCCTCCATCACCGACGTGACCACCGGCAACTGTCTGGCCGCCGTCTCCGCCCGCCATTGCGGTCTGGCCTCCCTCGTCTCCCACATCGCCGCGGGCCTCGATCCCGTCAGCCCGGCCCGGGAAGATCTGCCCCAGAGCGCCAAGGAGCTGGCCCTCACCCTGGCCGATCCCGAGGTTTCCAACACCGACAACGCCTCCCTGGCCATGGCGGCGGTCAACGCTCTGCTGCCGGCCCCGGAAAACGTCACCGAACACCACGGTCAGGAACTGATGCTGGCCCGGGGCAAAGGCAGGAAAGTGGCCGTGGTCGGTCATTTTCCCTTTGTCGACGCCCTGCGCGGCGTGTGCCAGGAACTCTGGGTATTGGAAAAGCGGCCCCGGCCCGGAGACGTGCCCGCTTCCAAGTCCGGCGAAGTGCTGCCCCAGGCCGACGTCGTGGCCGTCACCGGCACCACCCTTTTAAACGGCACCCTGGCCGGACTGTTGGCCAGCTGCCGCAAGGACGCCTACGTGGTCATGCTCGGCCCCACCACCCCGTTTGCCGCCTCGCTCTTCGACTGCGGCATCGACGTGCTGGCCGGTTGCGCCGTGCCCGATCCCCAGGCGGCGCTCGCCGGCATTAGGGCCGGGAAATGCTTCAAGGGACTCTCCGGCGTGCGCCAGACGGCCTGGACCCGTGCGGGCGCATAA
- a CDS encoding C45 family autoproteolytic acyltransferase/hydolase — protein MSTNASLATIERVDDLYYKTVLDFESGSHFEVGQAYAQEILSIMPTYGATIDNFLLLSVESAPDHKDLSALVAEAKNLVADMPQAYQDELRGMTTVFNSPVDKLGDGILSSDELLLFEVVHDVIDPGSCSATAVFGQASATGSTIVGRNLDWYDMPGISELHNIQLYRNGDAAYDIVSIGILGQIFPLSVFSENHLSGAVLDSDMQSGYYTTVGADSYIADLRYAFEHADTLDSVGYYLATRQNTHSYIAFLADENSAAVLENDIEHPEAKGLRYDDSILRDGSTWAFPDTLVAVNSFMLPGTTDNFPGAASNEKRYESYTTLIASKLESSGTLGLQDVQDIISYTGTDGIAKSSGAIYRSIDDYPTYQSYALDMGSLELVACFGPTSGNPPYPQYVQVFASNPFPS, from the coding sequence ATGTCGACGAATGCTTCGCTTGCTACGATTGAAAGAGTTGATGATCTTTATTACAAGACGGTTCTCGACTTCGAAAGTGGATCACATTTCGAAGTCGGACAGGCCTACGCGCAAGAAATTCTCAGCATCATGCCGACATACGGCGCCACCATCGACAACTTTTTGCTTCTTTCCGTCGAATCAGCGCCGGATCATAAGGACCTGTCGGCCCTTGTCGCGGAAGCCAAGAATCTCGTCGCGGACATGCCGCAAGCCTACCAGGATGAATTGCGCGGCATGACGACCGTCTTCAACTCTCCCGTCGACAAACTCGGTGATGGAATCCTGTCGTCCGATGAATTGCTTTTATTTGAAGTCGTGCATGACGTCATAGATCCGGGGAGCTGCTCGGCCACCGCGGTCTTTGGCCAGGCCTCGGCGACCGGTTCGACCATTGTCGGTCGCAATCTGGACTGGTACGATATGCCTGGAATCTCGGAGTTGCATAATATCCAGCTTTATCGAAATGGTGATGCCGCTTATGACATCGTAAGTATCGGCATCCTCGGCCAGATCTTTCCCCTGTCCGTTTTCAGTGAGAACCATCTTTCCGGGGCCGTCCTGGATAGCGACATGCAAAGCGGATATTATACGACCGTCGGGGCCGACTCGTATATCGCCGATCTACGGTATGCCTTTGAACATGCCGACACCTTGGACAGCGTCGGTTATTATCTTGCCACGCGACAAAACACGCATTCCTACATTGCCTTTTTGGCCGATGAAAACAGTGCCGCCGTTCTCGAGAATGACATCGAGCACCCGGAAGCTAAGGGCCTTCGGTACGACGACTCGATCCTCCGCGACGGTTCCACGTGGGCTTTCCCCGATACCCTTGTCGCGGTGAATTCCTTCATGTTGCCCGGGACGACGGATAATTTCCCCGGGGCGGCGTCCAATGAGAAACGCTACGAGAGCTACACGACACTTATTGCATCCAAGTTGGAATCCAGCGGTACCCTTGGCCTGCAGGATGTGCAGGATATCATTTCCTACACCGGGACGGACGGGATCGCCAAAAGTTCAGGCGCCATCTACCGTTCGATAGACGATTATCCGACATACCAATCCTATGCTTTGGATATGGGGTCCTTGGAGCTTGTCGCCTGTTTCGGGCCGACCAGCGGCAATCCGCCGTATCCGCAGTACGTCCAGGTTTTTGCCTCCAACCCGTTTCCTTCGTAA
- the nhaA gene encoding Na+/H+ antiporter NhaA has product MNTSDATEHEAIPLIEQALAPFVRFSRVESSGGLVLIACTIIALVWANSRFAPSYFALWDTHVTFGFGGMVLSKTLLHWINDGLMAVFFFTVGLEIKREALVGELNSPAQAVLPVAAAVGGMAVPAALYAFFNAGTPSVAGWGIPMATDIAFALGILSLLGRRVPSGLKVFLAAVAIVDDIGAVLVIAVFYSGDLSLICLAVGGAMFVCMLGANVAGVRHPAIYLLLGAVLWLAFLKSGVHATIAGVLAAMTIPARTRIPGEAFVAKVRRLLGCFEHANGSGLPLLADKARLSAIGAVEDACHKASPPLPRIEHGLHPFVAYAVMPLFALANAGVPLAAGAGSGLAEPVSLGILAGLVIGKQAGVFLACWTMFKLRLVAIPEGLRAGHYYGAACLAGIGFTMSIFIAGLAFGDQSALDAKAKLAILAASTISGVLGYLILRAVGPGNSPASNNDGISGGDGTCPSKY; this is encoded by the coding sequence ATGAACACATCCGACGCCACGGAACACGAGGCGATACCGTTGATCGAGCAGGCCCTGGCCCCTTTCGTGCGCTTCAGCCGGGTGGAATCCTCCGGGGGGCTGGTGCTCATCGCCTGCACGATCATCGCCCTTGTCTGGGCCAATTCCCGGTTCGCCCCGTCCTACTTCGCCCTGTGGGATACCCATGTCACCTTCGGCTTCGGGGGCATGGTCCTGTCCAAGACGCTGCTTCATTGGATCAACGACGGCCTCATGGCCGTTTTCTTCTTTACCGTGGGCCTGGAAATCAAGCGCGAGGCCCTGGTTGGCGAACTCAATTCCCCGGCCCAGGCGGTCCTGCCCGTGGCGGCGGCTGTGGGCGGCATGGCCGTGCCGGCCGCGCTCTACGCTTTTTTCAACGCCGGCACGCCGTCCGTCGCCGGCTGGGGCATCCCCATGGCCACGGACATTGCCTTCGCCCTGGGCATCCTGTCCCTGCTCGGCCGGCGCGTTCCGTCCGGTCTCAAGGTGTTTCTGGCCGCCGTGGCCATTGTGGACGACATCGGGGCCGTGCTGGTCATCGCCGTTTTCTACAGCGGCGACCTCTCGCTTATTTGTCTGGCTGTGGGCGGGGCCATGTTCGTCTGCATGCTGGGGGCCAACGTGGCCGGCGTGCGCCATCCCGCGATCTATCTGCTCCTTGGGGCCGTGCTGTGGCTGGCGTTTCTCAAATCCGGCGTGCACGCCACCATCGCCGGGGTGCTGGCGGCCATGACCATCCCGGCCCGGACCCGCATTCCTGGCGAGGCTTTCGTGGCCAAGGTCCGGCGCTTGCTCGGCTGTTTCGAACACGCCAACGGGTCCGGCCTGCCGCTTTTGGCCGACAAGGCGAGGCTCTCCGCCATCGGGGCTGTGGAGGACGCCTGCCACAAGGCCAGCCCTCCTCTGCCGCGCATCGAGCACGGGCTGCATCCCTTTGTGGCCTATGCCGTCATGCCGCTTTTCGCCTTGGCCAACGCCGGGGTGCCGCTGGCGGCCGGGGCCGGCAGCGGCCTGGCCGAACCCGTTTCGCTCGGCATCCTGGCCGGCTTGGTCATCGGCAAGCAGGCCGGCGTGTTTCTCGCCTGCTGGACCATGTTCAAGCTGCGCCTGGTCGCCATTCCGGAAGGGCTGCGCGCCGGACATTACTACGGCGCGGCCTGTCTGGCCGGCATCGGTTTCACCATGTCCATCTTCATCGCCGGGCTGGCCTTCGGCGACCAGAGCGCCCTGGACGCCAAGGCCAAGCTGGCCATCCTGGCCGCGTCGACGATCTCGGGTGTGCTCGGGTACCTGATCCTGCGCGCCGTCGGCCCGGGCAACAGCCCGGCATCGAACAACGACGGCATCTCCGGCGGCGACGGCACGTGTCCGTCGAAGTACTGA
- a CDS encoding DUF3096 domain-containing protein, translating to MQMFVSLQPVMALIAGILILIMPRLLNYIVAIYLIIVGILGLTHGRF from the coding sequence ATGCAGATGTTCGTTTCGTTGCAGCCCGTCATGGCGCTCATCGCCGGCATATTGATCCTGATCATGCCGCGCCTGCTCAACTATATCGTGGCCATCTACCTCATTATCGTGGGCATTTTGGGCCTGACCCACGGCCGATTCTGA